From the genome of Kaistella daneshvariae, one region includes:
- a CDS encoding type IA DNA topoisomerase, with product MKLCIAEKPSVARDIAKVLGADMPKQGYFEGNGYWVTWTFGHLCTLKEPHDYGPHLKSWNLIFLPIIPEPFGIKLIENAGVEKQFRTIEKLVAECSEVINCGDAGQEGEVIQRWVLHKAKCKKPVKRLWISSLTEEAIREGFAALKPAQDYENLYLAGNARAIGDWLLGINATRLFTRKFGGNKSVLSIGRVQTPTLAMIVQRQKEINAFDTEDYWELKTKYRDVIFSAAIDRLKSKEKAEKGLEYLKKNPFEIIAFEIKEGKEKNPRLFDLTSLQVEANKKYGYSADNTLKYIQGLYEKKHTTYPRVDTTYLSENLYPKIPAILESMNFYSGFTAPLLAQPLPKSKAVFDDAKVTDHHAIIPTEIPPTSSLSREEKLIYDLVAKRFIAVFYPECKISNTLVEGQVGTINFKTSGRQILEMGWREVYVKDKKEDIEKKEKDEEQTIPEFKIGETGPHKPLIHQGKTTPPKAFTEATLLRAMETAGKNVEDEELREMMKNNGIGRPSTRANIIETLFRRKYIERKKKNIFATTTGVELIDTIHDELLKSPELTGEWESKLRKIERGEYEADQFKKELIEMVTTLTKNVINEKAKVIAYHQEPQPKEKKEAVPRKINTISWNEEICPKCREKNLIQGKTAVGCSDFKGCGFKIPFVVFGKKLSEKQIHDLVTKSKSSKLKGFTEHPENILEGILHINQEFSLELK from the coding sequence ATGTATTGCTGAAAAGCCCAGTGTTGCCCGGGATATTGCCAAAGTTTTGGGTGCAGATATGCCCAAACAAGGTTATTTCGAAGGAAACGGCTATTGGGTGACGTGGACGTTCGGGCATCTTTGTACACTGAAAGAACCGCACGATTACGGCCCGCACCTAAAATCCTGGAATCTCATTTTTCTGCCCATTATTCCCGAACCTTTCGGAATTAAACTTATCGAAAATGCGGGCGTTGAAAAACAGTTTCGAACCATTGAAAAGTTGGTCGCTGAATGTTCGGAAGTCATTAATTGTGGTGATGCCGGCCAGGAAGGTGAAGTGATTCAGCGCTGGGTTTTGCACAAAGCAAAATGTAAAAAACCGGTGAAAAGACTCTGGATTTCTTCTCTGACGGAAGAAGCGATTCGTGAAGGTTTTGCTGCCCTGAAGCCTGCTCAAGATTACGAAAATCTTTACCTCGCCGGAAATGCGCGCGCTATTGGCGACTGGCTTTTGGGAATTAATGCGACCAGATTATTTACCCGAAAATTCGGTGGAAATAAAAGTGTTCTATCAATCGGGCGTGTGCAAACGCCGACTCTGGCGATGATTGTGCAGCGCCAAAAGGAAATTAATGCTTTTGACACGGAAGATTATTGGGAACTGAAAACGAAATACCGCGACGTGATTTTCAGCGCGGCGATTGATCGTTTAAAATCAAAAGAAAAAGCCGAAAAAGGACTGGAATACCTCAAAAAAAATCCTTTTGAAATCATCGCTTTTGAAATTAAAGAAGGAAAAGAAAAAAATCCACGGCTGTTTGATCTGACCTCACTTCAGGTGGAAGCCAACAAAAAATACGGATATTCTGCAGACAATACGTTGAAATACATTCAAGGTTTATACGAAAAAAAACATACGACCTATCCGCGTGTGGACACCACTTACCTTTCGGAAAATTTATACCCGAAAATTCCTGCGATCCTAGAAAGCATGAACTTTTACAGCGGCTTTACAGCACCACTTTTAGCGCAGCCTTTACCCAAATCAAAAGCTGTTTTTGATGATGCAAAAGTTACCGATCACCACGCCATCATTCCAACAGAAATTCCACCGACATCAAGTTTAAGCCGCGAAGAAAAACTAATTTATGATCTTGTAGCAAAGCGTTTTATTGCAGTTTTTTATCCGGAATGTAAAATTTCGAATACCTTGGTGGAAGGGCAGGTGGGCACCATTAATTTTAAAACCAGCGGAAGGCAAATTCTGGAAATGGGCTGGCGCGAAGTGTACGTAAAAGACAAAAAAGAAGACATTGAAAAAAAGGAAAAAGACGAGGAACAGACGATTCCGGAATTTAAAATTGGGGAAACGGGACCCCATAAACCTTTAATTCACCAAGGGAAAACGACGCCGCCAAAAGCTTTTACGGAAGCTACTTTACTGCGCGCCATGGAGACCGCGGGCAAAAATGTAGAAGATGAAGAACTGCGCGAAATGATGAAAAACAACGGCATCGGCAGACCGTCGACTCGCGCGAATATCATCGAAACCCTTTTTCGCCGGAAATATATCGAAAGGAAAAAGAAAAATATTTTCGCCACTACAACCGGCGTGGAACTCATCGACACGATTCATGATGAATTGCTGAAAAGTCCGGAGTTGACCGGCGAATGGGAATCAAAACTCAGAAAAATTGAGCGAGGCGAATACGAGGCGGATCAGTTTAAAAAAGAATTGATTGAAATGGTGACGACATTAACGAAAAACGTCATCAATGAAAAAGCAAAAGTGATTGCGTACCACCAAGAACCTCAGCCAAAGGAGAAAAAAGAAGCCGTTCCGCGAAAAATAAACACGATTAGCTGGAATGAAGAAATTTGTCCAAAATGCCGCGAAAAAAATTTAATACAAGGAAAAACTGCTGTGGGCTGCTCAGATTTCAAAGGTTGCGGATTTAAAATTCCGTTCGTCGTTTTTGGTAAAAAACTCAGCGAAAAACAAATTCACGATTTGGTGACGAAAAGCAAATCATCAAAACTGAAAGGCTTCACGGAACACCCGGAAAATATTTTGGAAGGTATTTTGCATATCAACCAGGAATTTTCGCTGGAACTGAAATAG
- a CDS encoding FKBP-type peptidyl-prolyl cis-trans isomerase: MTVDKNHVVALHYTLNAIEENGEKSFIEKTDAEQPFVFLYGVGMMLPKFEEQLEGLSAGDKRSFTITPEEGYGEKIADSTTQLPAEMFGDSGMPPVGAILPLQDPDGNHINAVVLEVTPEAVTVDLNHPMAGKTLHFDVEIVSTRPATEEELQHGHAHGADGHSGH, translated from the coding sequence ATGACGGTAGACAAAAATCACGTAGTTGCGCTGCACTACACCTTAAACGCCATTGAAGAAAACGGCGAAAAATCATTCATCGAAAAAACAGATGCGGAGCAACCTTTCGTTTTTTTATACGGCGTCGGTATGATGTTGCCGAAGTTCGAAGAGCAGCTGGAAGGCTTATCAGCAGGCGATAAACGATCATTTACCATCACGCCCGAAGAAGGTTATGGCGAAAAAATTGCCGATTCTACCACGCAGTTGCCGGCAGAAATGTTCGGTGATTCGGGTATGCCGCCTGTTGGCGCTATTTTGCCGTTGCAGGATCCGGACGGAAATCACATCAATGCTGTGGTTTTGGAAGTTACGCCAGAAGCGGTAACGGTAGATTTAAACCATCCGATGGCAGGAAAAACTTTGCATTTTGATGTTGAAATAGTATCCACAAGACCTGCGACTGAAGAAGAACTTCAGCACGGACATGCGCACGGCGCAGATGGTCACAGTGGACATTAA
- a CDS encoding type 1 glutamine amidotransferase domain-containing protein: protein MKILFVLTSHSELGNTGEKTGFWIEEFASPYYYLVDKGVDVVLASPNGGQPPIDPTSDKPENQTESTKRFKADKELQEKLSKTHKLSEVSADDYDAVFYPGGHGPLWDLAESEVSSQLIEDFYTSGKPVSFVCHAPGALKNVKNADGEPLVKGKKVTGFTNSEEELVKLTDVVPFLVEDMLKEKGAIYSKAGDFEEYALEDGLLITGQNPASSEKVAEMLLAKLQK, encoded by the coding sequence ATGAAAATTTTATTTGTCCTTACATCCCATTCGGAACTTGGAAATACAGGCGAAAAAACTGGTTTTTGGATTGAAGAATTTGCAAGTCCGTATTATTATTTGGTCGATAAAGGAGTGGACGTCGTTTTGGCGTCACCAAATGGCGGTCAGCCGCCTATCGATCCCACAAGCGATAAACCGGAAAACCAAACGGAATCTACAAAAAGGTTTAAAGCGGATAAGGAATTACAGGAAAAACTGAGCAAAACACATAAACTTTCGGAAGTTTCTGCGGACGATTACGACGCGGTTTTCTATCCTGGCGGCCACGGTCCTTTGTGGGATTTGGCGGAAAGCGAAGTTTCATCACAGCTCATAGAGGATTTTTACACTTCCGGAAAACCGGTTTCTTTTGTGTGTCACGCGCCTGGAGCTTTGAAAAATGTTAAAAATGCTGACGGTGAACCTTTGGTAAAAGGAAAAAAAGTCACCGGTTTTACAAATTCCGAAGAAGAATTGGTGAAACTGACCGATGTTGTTCCTTTCCTGGTTGAAGATATGCTGAAAGAAAAAGGCGCGATTTACAGCAAAGCCGGCGATTTTGAAGAATACGCTTTGGAAGACGGTTTGTTGATTACTGGTCAAAATCCGGCGTCTTCAGAAAAAGTTGCTGAAATGTTGCTGGCAAAACTTCAAAAATAA
- a CDS encoding mechanosensitive ion channel family protein, with protein MKNKAIDFTIGLQSSIISYWNSFVLSLPRIALPLLILFAFYVGAKYLSALIKRRFLNDDHDPLFVNFLSKTSKVLLIIVGVILAMQAVGLSGVARGLLAGAGISAFIFGFAFKDIAENFLGGLILAFNRPFSLNDTIQVRDFTGHVKALNFRTTHIKTFDEKDVFLPNSIVVKEPVMNYTRDGQIRVDFAVGIAYEDSITRAISLIVDTVKSIADHVNDKEPFSVVEELSSGTVNLRVYFWVRTIDYKKGVLEIKSEVIRLVKENLIREGFSLPSDVQEIKWYDGNKAFPVDILNMRKKTEESGE; from the coding sequence ATGAAAAATAAAGCGATCGATTTTACCATAGGTTTGCAAAGCTCGATTATCAGTTATTGGAACAGTTTCGTGCTTTCATTGCCGCGAATTGCCCTGCCGCTGCTTATTTTATTTGCTTTTTATGTCGGCGCAAAATATCTTTCAGCGCTTATTAAAAGAAGGTTTCTCAACGACGATCATGATCCGCTTTTTGTAAATTTCCTCAGCAAAACCTCGAAAGTTTTGCTAATCATCGTTGGAGTAATTTTGGCCATGCAAGCGGTGGGCTTAAGCGGCGTGGCGAGAGGTTTGCTGGCGGGTGCGGGAATTTCTGCTTTTATCTTTGGATTTGCTTTTAAAGACATTGCTGAAAATTTTCTGGGTGGCTTAATCCTGGCTTTCAACCGGCCTTTCAGTTTGAACGACACCATACAAGTCCGTGATTTTACAGGTCATGTAAAAGCTTTGAATTTTCGGACAACTCATATTAAAACTTTTGATGAAAAAGATGTTTTTTTGCCGAATTCCATCGTGGTGAAAGAACCGGTGATGAATTACACGCGCGACGGACAAATTCGGGTAGATTTTGCTGTAGGCATCGCATATGAAGACAGCATTACCCGCGCAATTTCGCTGATTGTAGACACCGTAAAATCCATTGCTGACCACGTTAATGATAAAGAACCTTTTTCGGTTGTTGAAGAGTTGTCATCAGGAACGGTAAATCTTCGCGTCTATTTTTGGGTGCGTACCATCGATTATAAAAAAGGCGTGCTTGAAATAAAAAGCGAAGTCATCCGCCTGGTAAAAGAAAATTTAATAAGAGAAGGCTTTTCGCTGCCGTCTGACGTTCAGGAAATTAAATGGTATGATGGGAACAAAGCGTTTCCTGTTGATATTTTAAATATGAGAAAAAAAACCGAGGAAAGCGGCGAATAA
- a CDS encoding alpha/beta fold hydrolase, translated as MLRKTFINHENQTFKHFIHRTESNIFWPEKGRKFKICTGIFTVTSDSTKLFTKISGNGDLCIYVHGGPGMWSDSFENLKGKNLESRLKMVYYDQRGSGRSFAATNNDYSVNRMVEDIEDIRKKLGSPKVYLMAHSFGGIIATSYAAKYGQNLKGLILVNSTLYLNDSVLSQVAYANKLAGTKIEIKDDQYMPALSEAMNVLSEKGLMYKLLTDSQENMEILNNIDAKRPEENGFRNNVWSMNEYFGDFTKLSSDIKIPVLVITGTEDHAVGPQHYKLFRFPNQKMAEIKGGHLLYFENNPEFLQSVFAFIGKKNSR; from the coding sequence GTGTTACGCAAAACCTTCATTAACCATGAAAACCAAACATTTAAGCATTTTATTCATCGTACTGAGTCAAATATTTTTTGGCCAGAAAAAGGCAGAAAATTTAAAATCTGCACAGGAATTTTTACCGTAACTTCAGACAGCACTAAGCTCTTCACTAAAATTTCCGGTAACGGAGACCTTTGCATCTATGTTCACGGCGGTCCCGGAATGTGGAGCGATTCCTTCGAAAATTTAAAAGGAAAAAACCTGGAAAGCCGCCTGAAAATGGTGTATTATGACCAGCGTGGCAGCGGCCGTTCTTTTGCCGCCACGAACAATGATTATTCCGTAAACCGAATGGTGGAAGATATTGAAGACATCCGCAAAAAGCTGGGTTCGCCGAAAGTTTATTTAATGGCGCATTCTTTTGGTGGAATTATCGCGACGAGTTACGCAGCAAAATATGGCCAGAATCTGAAAGGCCTAATTTTGGTGAACTCCACACTTTATCTGAACGATTCCGTGCTCAGCCAGGTTGCGTATGCGAATAAGCTTGCCGGAACAAAAATCGAAATTAAAGATGACCAGTACATGCCGGCACTTTCCGAAGCAATGAATGTTTTGAGCGAAAAAGGTTTGATGTATAAACTGCTCACAGACAGCCAGGAAAACATGGAAATTCTGAATAATATTGACGCTAAAAGACCGGAAGAAAACGGTTTCCGAAACAATGTCTGGTCGATGAACGAATATTTTGGAGATTTTACAAAGTTAAGTTCCGATATCAAAATTCCGGTTTTGGTGATTACAGGAACTGAAGATCATGCGGTGGGGCCGCAACATTATAAATTATTCCGTTTCCCGAACCAGAAAATGGCGGAAATTAAAGGTGGGCATTTGCTTTATTTCGAAAATAATCCCGAATTTTTGCAAAGTGTTTTTGCCTTCATTGGTAAAAAAAATAGCCGCTAA
- a CDS encoding iron-containing alcohol dehydrogenase translates to MNNFKYRNPTKILFGKGQIENLATEIPENAKILMLYGGGSIYKNGVYDQVKAALSNFEVLEFGGIPANPEYEVLLKALRVIKTENINYLLAVGGGSVIDGTKFLSAAALYEGETPWELLTNKKPVTEGLPFATVLTLPATGSEMNSGSVITRAETQEKLAFGGPGLFPVFSVLDPEVIKSIPQRQLANGIADAFTHVMEQYMTYPICAKLQDRFAESIMQTLIEVAPQVMADPSNYEAASNFMWSCTMALNGLIQQGVPGDWAIHSMGHELTAMYGIDHARTLAILAGNHYRYNFETKKEKLAQYAERVWNITDGTLEVKAHAGIEKTDEFFKSLGIDIRLSDYTKDYSETGSTVAKRFTKRGWEGLGEHKSLKPSDAQKIIEMSY, encoded by the coding sequence ATGAATAATTTTAAATACAGAAATCCAACAAAGATCTTGTTTGGTAAAGGACAAATTGAAAATCTGGCCACAGAAATTCCCGAAAATGCTAAAATATTAATGCTTTACGGCGGCGGCAGCATTTATAAAAACGGAGTTTACGATCAGGTAAAAGCTGCGCTTTCCAATTTTGAAGTGCTGGAATTCGGTGGAATTCCTGCAAACCCGGAATACGAAGTTTTATTGAAAGCGCTGCGAGTCATTAAAACCGAAAACATCAACTATCTTTTGGCAGTGGGCGGCGGCTCGGTTATCGACGGTACCAAATTTCTTTCCGCCGCAGCTTTGTACGAAGGTGAAACGCCTTGGGAACTTTTGACCAACAAAAAGCCGGTGACCGAAGGTTTGCCTTTCGCCACGGTTTTAACGCTTCCCGCAACCGGCTCTGAAATGAATTCCGGCTCTGTGATTACACGCGCTGAAACTCAGGAAAAGCTGGCATTTGGTGGTCCGGGACTTTTTCCGGTTTTTTCCGTGCTCGATCCGGAAGTTATCAAATCCATTCCGCAGCGCCAGTTGGCAAACGGTATTGCTGATGCTTTCACACACGTGATGGAGCAATATATGACGTATCCAATTTGTGCTAAACTGCAGGATCGTTTCGCGGAAAGCATTATGCAGACTTTGATTGAAGTTGCGCCGCAGGTGATGGCGGATCCGTCAAATTACGAAGCGGCTTCCAATTTTATGTGGAGCTGTACCATGGCGCTGAACGGCCTCATTCAGCAAGGTGTTCCCGGCGATTGGGCAATTCACTCCATGGGACACGAACTTACCGCGATGTATGGCATTGATCACGCCAGAACTTTAGCGATTTTAGCCGGTAATCATTACCGATATAATTTTGAAACCAAAAAAGAAAAATTAGCGCAATATGCGGAGCGCGTTTGGAATATTACAGATGGAACTTTGGAAGTAAAAGCGCACGCCGGAATCGAGAAAACCGACGAATTTTTCAAGTCTTTAGGAATTGATATTAGACTTTCGGACTACACCAAAGATTATTCTGAAACCGGAAGCACCGTCGCAAAACGCTTTACAAAAAGAGGTTGGGAAGGTTTAGGCGAACATAAATCCCTGAAACCTTCAGACGCGCAGAAAATTATTGAAATGAGTTACTAA